A stretch of the Sulfurimonas sp. HSL-1656 genome encodes the following:
- the trpD gene encoding anthranilate phosphoribosyltransferase yields MTYSEAKAAFERLFRHEMNDAQMRDFLLSMKLDETMPVEVLAAAASVMRANAIALPVDETLRPELIDIVGTGGDKIGSFNISSTVALLCASMGSYVAKHGSRSVTSKSGSADMFEALGVRLDLSIEQSARLLEETGFTFMFAQNHHPAMKFIMPVRKSIPEKTIFNVLGPLTNPAGVGKIMLGVFDKSFVPKIAEALMINEVKSAIVVSSKERMDEISISDITYAARVDAGGMTEYEIDPAGYGIARQPLEAIVGGDGEANAAILRNIFDNRASDAQRDIVRINAANAFIVDGKARDIQEGLEMADEGLRSGRAKAKLAQIIEVSSKL; encoded by the coding sequence TTGACCTACAGCGAAGCCAAGGCCGCCTTTGAACGCCTTTTCCGGCATGAGATGAACGATGCGCAGATGCGCGATTTCCTGCTCTCCATGAAACTGGACGAGACGATGCCGGTCGAGGTGCTGGCCGCTGCGGCGTCCGTCATGCGCGCCAACGCCATCGCCCTGCCGGTGGACGAAACGCTGCGCCCGGAGCTGATCGATATCGTCGGCACCGGCGGGGACAAGATCGGCAGTTTCAATATCTCTTCGACGGTGGCGCTGCTCTGCGCCTCGATGGGCTCCTACGTCGCCAAGCACGGCAGCCGTTCCGTCACCTCCAAATCCGGTAGCGCCGATATGTTCGAAGCGCTGGGCGTGCGCCTGGACCTGAGCATCGAACAGAGCGCGCGCCTGCTCGAGGAGACGGGCTTTACTTTCATGTTCGCCCAGAACCACCACCCGGCCATGAAGTTCATTATGCCGGTGCGCAAAAGCATCCCCGAAAAGACGATCTTCAATGTCCTTGGCCCGTTGACGAACCCCGCCGGCGTCGGGAAGATCATGCTCGGCGTCTTCGATAAAAGTTTCGTGCCGAAGATCGCGGAGGCGCTGATGATCAACGAGGTGAAGTCGGCGATCGTCGTCAGTTCGAAAGAGCGGATGGACGAGATCAGTATCTCCGATATCACCTACGCGGCCCGCGTCGATGCCGGCGGCATGACGGAGTACGAGATTGATCCGGCCGGTTACGGCATCGCACGCCAGCCGCTCGAAGCGATCGTCGGCGGCGACGGGGAAGCGAACGCCGCGATCCTGCGGAACATCTTCGACAACCGTGCCAGCGACGCGCAGCGCGATATTGTCCGTATCAACGCGGCCAACGCTTTTATCGTCGACGGGAAGGCTCGGGATATCCAGGAGGGGCTTGAGATGGCTGACGAGGGGCTGCGAAGCGGCCGGGCGAAGGCCAAGCTGGCGCAGATCATCGAGGTCTCTTCGAAACTGTGA
- a CDS encoding iron-sulfur cluster assembly scaffold protein — translation MELSEEIIEHMMQPKNYGKLETPGGVGLGYDDRSGEYVILYLGQDPKTVGEIAFATNGCQDTVVLGSVFTEMVKGASVDEAIRIMHSMEEQVAGAPEKQRACSELVLTAFKAALQNLAHRAAGGEEELHKLPITSSCATEEEE, via the coding sequence ATGGAACTCAGCGAAGAGATTATCGAACATATGATGCAGCCGAAAAACTACGGCAAACTGGAGACACCGGGCGGGGTCGGCCTCGGCTATGACGACCGCAGCGGCGAGTACGTCATCCTCTACCTCGGGCAGGATCCCAAAACCGTCGGCGAGATCGCCTTCGCGACCAACGGCTGCCAGGATACCGTCGTGCTCGGTTCCGTTTTCACCGAAATGGTCAAGGGCGCGAGCGTCGACGAGGCGATCCGTATCATGCACAGCATGGAGGAGCAGGTCGCCGGGGCCCCCGAAAAACAGCGGGCCTGCTCCGAACTCGTGCTCACCGCGTTCAAAGCCGCCCTGCAGAACCTTGCCCACCGTGCGGCCGGAGGGGAAGAGGAGCTTCACAAACTCCCCATCACCAGCAGCTGTGCGACGGAGGAGGAGGAATGA
- a CDS encoding ATP-binding protein has translation MALFGKLFKKKETSRPQEIASVEEVELQDAPFNLNDTLRDVANILSLDAQEKRISIVYRMKKNVPSAVIGDRYKLSRLLTDIIGNAIDFTDKREDVVVQISRNENNEEALELHFEVIDYGVGMDETVVEKRLMPMLTSDSPAGAFEIRGSGLQRARDIVHAMQGSIRLTSRPKKGTRVNFHLLLSAEDLTEKRHYRLPNKEGVGRSTLVVDNDIGSAKAVVPMLEYFRHDVTVGKTADLAFMESYDIVMVSSEYWSDELHADIQKLGEACPKIVMIESMIKHQDVEDRALEYVDWLIYKPFTQQFVFEMLVALYSDALGTEAEEETEAETETAEPAAEAAAPEAPVEETVPAVAEPAKTKVLSTVEAFLSGRALESRGAGEKNEHGVFCKSSHQFFVAADGLANCGNDYASFVEKLKEAIWKYVKADRVIIGMIDQGQLGEAAEYCSKMKQPLAELGVYKLACLADLLEEACREWRAEDITALANAIGFILKQTIASLDQFIEQSKYKIR, from the coding sequence TTGGCACTATTTGGAAAGCTATTCAAGAAAAAAGAGACGTCGAGGCCCCAGGAGATCGCCTCGGTCGAGGAGGTTGAACTTCAAGACGCTCCGTTCAACCTCAATGATACCCTGCGCGATGTCGCGAATATCCTCTCCCTCGATGCGCAGGAGAAGCGCATCTCCATTGTCTACCGCATGAAAAAGAACGTCCCTTCCGCCGTGATCGGTGACCGTTACAAGCTCTCCCGTCTTTTGACCGACATTATCGGGAATGCCATCGATTTCACCGACAAACGTGAAGACGTGGTCGTGCAGATCAGCCGGAATGAAAACAATGAAGAGGCTCTGGAGCTTCATTTCGAAGTGATCGACTACGGCGTCGGCATGGACGAAACCGTGGTGGAAAAGCGGCTGATGCCGATGCTGACCAGCGACAGCCCGGCGGGCGCGTTCGAGATCCGAGGCAGCGGGCTGCAGCGCGCGCGGGATATCGTGCATGCGATGCAGGGGAGTATCCGTCTGACCAGCCGGCCGAAAAAAGGGACGCGTGTCAACTTCCACCTGCTGCTCTCCGCCGAAGACCTTACGGAGAAACGGCACTACCGTCTGCCCAATAAAGAGGGAGTCGGGCGCTCGACCCTGGTCGTTGATAACGATATCGGCAGTGCGAAAGCGGTCGTTCCGATGCTGGAGTATTTCCGTCATGACGTCACCGTCGGTAAAACCGCCGACCTGGCGTTCATGGAGTCGTACGACATCGTCATGGTCTCCTCCGAGTACTGGAGTGACGAACTGCATGCGGATATCCAGAAGCTGGGAGAAGCGTGTCCCAAAATCGTCATGATCGAAAGCATGATCAAACACCAGGATGTCGAGGACCGTGCCCTGGAGTACGTCGACTGGTTGATCTACAAGCCTTTCACCCAGCAGTTCGTTTTCGAAATGCTGGTCGCCCTCTACTCCGATGCCCTTGGCACCGAAGCGGAAGAAGAAACCGAGGCGGAAACGGAAACGGCCGAACCTGCGGCGGAAGCAGCGGCACCGGAAGCGCCCGTCGAGGAGACGGTGCCGGCGGTAGCCGAACCGGCCAAAACAAAAGTGCTATCAACCGTTGAAGCTTTCCTCAGCGGAAGGGCGCTTGAGAGCCGGGGTGCCGGGGAGAAGAACGAACACGGTGTCTTCTGCAAATCGTCCCATCAGTTCTTCGTTGCCGCGGACGGCCTGGCCAACTGCGGCAACGATTACGCCTCCTTCGTCGAGAAGCTTAAAGAGGCGATCTGGAAATATGTCAAGGCGGACCGCGTGATCATAGGAATGATCGACCAGGGGCAGCTTGGCGAGGCTGCGGAGTACTGTTCCAAGATGAAGCAGCCCCTCGCCGAGCTCGGCGTCTACAAGCTCGCCTGCCTGGCGGACCTGCTCGAAGAAGCGTGCCGGGAGTGGCGGGCCGAGGACATCACCGCGTTGGCGAATGCCATTGGGTTCATTCTCAAACAGACGATTGCGTCGCTTGATCAGTTCATCGAGCAATCGAAATACAAAATCCGTTAG
- the lptB gene encoding LPS export ABC transporter ATP-binding protein, whose protein sequence is MHKLSAQELVKTIKQTEIVRGVSLEVNTGEVVGLLGPNGAGKTTTFYMICGLVEATGGEVFIDEKNISGYPMHARARSGIGYLPQEASIFKDLTVEENLMVAAQAVISNKKEQLDRIEEMLDIFNIEPIRYRKGISLSGGERRRAEIARALVARPRFLLLDEPFAGVDPLAVLDIQKVVEQLVKHDIGVLITDHNVRETLDVCDRAYVIKSGTLLASGTSAEIMVNEDVRRHYLGESFKF, encoded by the coding sequence ATGCATAAACTGAGTGCCCAGGAGTTGGTCAAAACGATCAAACAGACCGAAATCGTCCGCGGGGTCTCCCTGGAGGTCAATACCGGGGAGGTCGTCGGCCTGCTCGGCCCCAACGGCGCCGGAAAAACGACGACGTTCTACATGATCTGCGGGCTTGTCGAAGCGACGGGGGGCGAGGTTTTCATCGACGAGAAGAATATCTCCGGCTACCCGATGCATGCCCGCGCCCGGTCGGGGATAGGGTACCTGCCGCAGGAAGCCTCCATCTTCAAGGACCTCACCGTCGAAGAGAACCTTATGGTCGCGGCGCAGGCGGTCATCAGCAACAAAAAAGAGCAGCTCGACCGTATCGAGGAGATGCTCGATATCTTCAACATCGAACCGATCCGCTACCGCAAGGGGATCAGCCTCTCGGGCGGGGAGCGGCGCCGCGCCGAGATCGCCCGTGCCCTGGTAGCCCGTCCGCGCTTTTTGTTGCTGGACGAACCTTTTGCGGGGGTCGACCCGCTCGCCGTCCTCGATATCCAGAAAGTCGTCGAACAGCTGGTCAAGCACGACATCGGCGTGCTGATCACCGACCACAACGTCCGCGAGACCCTCGATGTCTGCGACCGCGCCTACGTCATCAAGAGCGGCACGCTGCTCGCGTCGGGTACGAGCGCCGAGATCATGGTCAACGAGGACGTCCGGCGGCACTACCTTGGCGAGTCCTTTAAATTTTAA
- a CDS encoding iron-binding protein, whose translation MTPAIFERKHALWLNVLFSSFMIEDEAVKSELYDHAQIAFRHLRWIARDLAENGTAYTYDRDIDLGRPADSADALYTLIAAVKSTMALYPDSPLSARMTTDDEYLIARLEALRARPGSNTPITAFDRHRTLPGKTLDSAQTDALTLFLFEESYKEYELILIYAYMQNESRDLLERDIYQDLIDESQFHLKSFGNMMAKMGILALPRPLHEQTYKITDIEAFIRNGISEEENAKEQCRSLAEAVKDGELSAFFDFINFQESYHIELMKKLLAQVSPK comes from the coding sequence ATGACCCCGGCGATCTTCGAACGCAAACACGCCCTCTGGCTCAACGTGCTTTTCAGCTCCTTTATGATCGAAGACGAGGCGGTCAAATCCGAACTCTACGACCACGCCCAGATCGCCTTCAGGCACCTGCGCTGGATCGCACGCGACCTGGCCGAGAACGGTACCGCCTACACTTATGACCGCGACATCGATCTGGGCCGCCCCGCCGACAGTGCCGATGCCCTGTACACCCTCATTGCCGCCGTCAAATCGACCATGGCCCTCTATCCCGATTCGCCGCTTTCGGCACGGATGACCACCGACGACGAATACCTCATCGCCAGGCTGGAAGCACTGCGTGCGCGTCCCGGCAGCAATACGCCCATTACGGCCTTCGACCGCCACCGTACCCTGCCGGGCAAAACGCTTGATTCCGCGCAGACCGATGCCCTTACCCTTTTCCTGTTCGAGGAGTCCTACAAAGAGTACGAACTGATTCTTATTTACGCCTATATGCAGAATGAAAGCCGTGATCTTCTGGAGCGCGACATCTACCAGGACCTTATCGACGAATCCCAGTTCCACCTCAAATCGTTCGGGAATATGATGGCGAAGATGGGGATCCTCGCCCTGCCCCGTCCCCTGCATGAACAGACCTACAAGATCACCGACATCGAGGCGTTTATCCGAAACGGCATCAGTGAAGAGGAGAATGCAAAGGAGCAGTGCCGTTCCCTCGCCGAGGCGGTCAAAGATGGGGAACTATCCGCCTTTTTCGACTTCATCAACTTCCAGGAGAGCTACCATATCGAACTGATGAAAAAACTGCTGGCTCAGGTATCGCCGAAATAG
- a CDS encoding RNA-binding S4 domain-containing protein — protein sequence MRIDKFLNAVNITKRRTVAQDMLANGVVSINGQSVKPSKNVAVGDVIAIAYLKGEKRYEVLQIPTTKSTPKSMQSEYVKELN from the coding sequence ATGAGAATAGACAAATTTCTGAATGCGGTCAATATCACGAAGCGCCGCACCGTGGCGCAGGACATGCTCGCCAACGGGGTCGTCAGCATCAACGGCCAGAGCGTCAAGCCGAGCAAGAACGTCGCGGTGGGGGATGTCATCGCCATCGCCTACCTCAAGGGCGAGAAGCGCTACGAAGTGCTGCAGATCCCGACCACGAAATCCACGCCCAAATCGATGCAAAGCGAATACGTAAAGGAACTGAATTGA
- a CDS encoding YgiQ family radical SAM protein: MTTPEEMQRRGWEQLDVILVSGDAYIDSPFIGVAMVGRILEREGYRVGIIGQPDIESADDIARLGEPRLFWGVSGGSVDSMVSNYTATKKFRNSDDYTPGGKNDRRPDRATLVYTNLIRRHFKNTAPIVLGGIEASLRRITHYDYWSNKLRKPILFDAKADYLIYGMGEIALLDLVHALEKGEEPTKVRGVCYVSKTPEPDYIQLPSHAECLKEKERYIDMFQYFYDNNDPISAKGLCEEVDGRYLIQNPPCDYLSEPEMDGLSAMPFTRELHPFHRKAGEVKCLETIKFSIMTHQGCWGECNFCAIGVHQGRTIRTRSEASIVGEAKAFTEYKDFKGIISDVGGPTANMYGYECNKKLKLGTCDHQRCVDSRHLCSSMKVDHSRNINLLRQVRDVPGIKKAFVASGIRYDLINEDKRHGYDYLKELVRHHISGQMKVAPEHTQQHVLDLMGKPGKQTLIDFKKLYDKLNADEGKKQFLTYYLIAAHPGCTEADMHELKRFTSEELKMNPEQAQVFTPTPGTWSSVMYYTELDPVTRKRIFVEKDTRRKEKQKEIVVKKQQFRSGFAS; the protein is encoded by the coding sequence GTGACGACCCCCGAGGAGATGCAACGCCGCGGATGGGAACAGCTGGACGTCATCCTGGTCAGCGGGGATGCCTATATCGACTCGCCCTTTATCGGCGTGGCGATGGTGGGGCGTATTCTCGAGCGCGAGGGGTACCGGGTCGGCATCATCGGCCAGCCGGACATTGAAAGCGCCGACGACATCGCCCGTCTCGGCGAGCCCCGGCTCTTCTGGGGCGTGAGCGGCGGCAGCGTCGACTCGATGGTCTCCAATTACACGGCGACGAAGAAGTTCCGCAACAGCGACGACTACACACCCGGCGGCAAAAACGACAGGCGTCCCGACCGCGCGACCCTGGTCTATACGAACCTGATCCGCCGCCATTTCAAAAATACGGCCCCGATCGTCCTGGGGGGCATCGAAGCGAGCCTGCGCCGCATCACCCACTACGACTACTGGAGCAACAAGCTGCGTAAACCGATCCTCTTCGATGCCAAAGCGGATTACCTGATCTACGGGATGGGCGAGATCGCGCTGCTGGACCTGGTCCACGCCCTGGAAAAAGGGGAAGAGCCAACGAAGGTGCGCGGGGTCTGTTACGTTTCCAAAACGCCGGAACCCGATTACATTCAGCTTCCCTCCCACGCCGAGTGTCTGAAGGAGAAGGAGCGTTATATCGATATGTTCCAGTACTTTTACGACAACAACGATCCCATCTCCGCCAAAGGGCTCTGCGAGGAGGTCGACGGCCGCTACCTGATCCAGAACCCGCCCTGCGACTACCTCAGCGAGCCGGAGATGGACGGCCTCTCGGCCATGCCATTTACACGGGAACTGCACCCCTTCCACCGGAAAGCGGGGGAGGTGAAGTGCCTCGAGACGATCAAGTTTTCCATCATGACGCACCAGGGGTGCTGGGGGGAATGCAACTTCTGCGCTATCGGCGTGCACCAGGGACGCACCATCCGCACCCGTTCGGAAGCCTCCATCGTCGGCGAGGCGAAGGCCTTCACCGAGTATAAGGATTTCAAGGGGATCATCTCCGACGTCGGCGGGCCGACGGCGAATATGTACGGCTACGAGTGCAACAAGAAGCTCAAACTCGGCACCTGCGACCACCAGCGCTGCGTCGATTCGCGCCACCTCTGTTCGTCGATGAAGGTGGACCACTCCCGCAACATCAACCTCCTGCGTCAGGTGCGTGACGTGCCGGGGATCAAAAAGGCCTTTGTCGCTTCGGGCATCCGGTACGACCTGATCAACGAGGACAAACGCCACGGTTACGACTACCTCAAAGAGCTTGTCCGCCACCATATTTCCGGGCAGATGAAAGTGGCGCCGGAGCACACGCAGCAGCATGTTCTGGACCTCATGGGCAAGCCGGGGAAACAGACGCTGATCGATTTTAAAAAGCTTTATGATAAACTTAACGCAGATGAGGGGAAAAAGCAGTTTTTAACGTACTATCTTATTGCGGCACATCCGGGCTGTACCGAAGCGGACATGCATGAGCTCAAGCGCTTTACGTCCGAAGAGCTCAAGATGAATCCGGAGCAGGCACAGGTGTTCACGCCGACGCCGGGGACGTGGTCGTCGGTGATGTATTACACGGAGCTGGATCCGGTGACGCGCAAACGTATCTTTGTTGAGAAAGATACGCGCCGTAAAGAGAAACAAAAAGAGATAGTCGTCAAAAAGCAGCAGTTTAGGAGCGGTTTCGCCAGTTAA
- a CDS encoding response regulator: protein MHIVRLITVAMIAAASLAVMAAEPYMNIVVAAGNSKSEMDIYVHTLQRKFAEDPYVVKAQAREHFEVVSRRSGRHYITSIEPIRDSEVVSKMLEKTHRYFPDAYVYTHRGDEAAASEPEPKVEVRTVYVPAEPEVKTVYIPAEPEVKTVYVDRPAKGIASEKILIALAVLVLLLFLLVVFSLYQRYKLFKISKVLKKEHEDLEQMLEHQEDIMVNVGEKIRQPAKEIGSSSEKILQTKLDPEQSRELEKIKHSDELLLDITNDLIDFLNLKSNKVNLRHELFNINNVLDEMAGTVSNRARGSNIEFIFDIEKGVPAKFIGDSLRLGQVLTNLMSNAMKFTVDGEVRLHIRRLEDKGGKVMLEFVISDTGVGIDPKRFNDIFEPFSSANDLKETGLGLYISRALIDMMGGSIEIKSVMNKGSDFILTIPFDVPDVNEKRHYRLPAKAFTGHSFVIVEVQPTAADALKKMLEYFKNDVSVRSLGAIRNKSDILFESEVVIIAEDAFTPDVQALIKRVKSETNNKVVLAGSMINEPHDVSSLKSLIDARIMKPLNLQRIYDLIVDLFEDSIKEVDTENVTPRHTSPKAFTEPQHYEDVPETPNITKQSFGVFAGASVLIVEDNLINQKVLLSLFNGSGIKVTVAGDGVEALEAVQNPKNRFDLVLMDINMPVMDGYEATRHIRADAQYDDMPIVSLTGLGLPEEIAKMYAIGMNAHLTKPVQVGRLYTVFSRFIKSVAPTVKKAQSPLKETPFVNTEVLAAKDGLMRASGDAELYGEILEEYVKLYASADQTLEIFMKTGNTDAAKKLAHDIKGVSANIGANHMVQVCEALNVGLSRNLENSKLQALKHEFDRHLHDVLKEARKYLP from the coding sequence ATGCATATTGTACGTTTGATTACGGTGGCGATGATCGCCGCCGCATCGCTCGCCGTCATGGCAGCGGAACCCTATATGAACATCGTTGTCGCCGCGGGCAACAGCAAGTCGGAAATGGACATCTATGTCCATACCCTGCAACGGAAATTTGCCGAAGACCCCTATGTGGTCAAAGCGCAGGCCCGTGAGCATTTCGAGGTTGTCAGCCGCCGTTCGGGGCGCCACTATATCACCAGTATCGAGCCGATCCGCGACAGCGAAGTCGTTTCCAAAATGCTGGAAAAGACCCACCGCTACTTCCCGGATGCCTACGTCTATACCCACCGCGGGGACGAAGCGGCGGCATCCGAACCGGAACCGAAAGTGGAGGTGCGAACGGTCTACGTTCCGGCCGAACCGGAAGTGAAGACCGTCTATATCCCGGCGGAGCCGGAGGTAAAGACCGTCTATGTCGACAGGCCTGCAAAAGGGATCGCGTCCGAGAAGATACTGATCGCACTGGCGGTATTGGTACTGCTCCTGTTCCTGCTCGTCGTCTTCAGCCTGTATCAGAGGTACAAGCTCTTCAAGATCAGCAAAGTGCTCAAAAAAGAGCACGAGGATCTTGAACAAATGCTCGAGCACCAGGAAGATATCATGGTCAACGTCGGTGAGAAGATCCGGCAGCCGGCCAAGGAGATCGGCAGCAGCAGCGAAAAGATCCTGCAGACGAAACTCGACCCGGAGCAGAGCCGCGAGCTTGAAAAAATCAAGCACTCCGATGAACTGCTCCTGGACATTACCAATGACCTGATCGACTTTCTGAACCTCAAGTCCAACAAGGTCAATCTGCGCCATGAGCTGTTCAACATCAACAACGTCCTCGACGAGATGGCGGGGACGGTCAGTAACCGTGCGCGCGGCAGCAACATCGAATTCATCTTTGACATCGAGAAGGGGGTCCCTGCCAAATTCATCGGGGATTCGCTGCGGCTGGGGCAGGTGCTTACCAACCTGATGAGCAACGCCATGAAGTTCACCGTGGACGGGGAGGTGCGGCTGCATATCCGCCGCCTGGAGGACAAGGGCGGGAAGGTGATGCTCGAGTTCGTCATCTCCGACACGGGCGTCGGTATCGATCCGAAGCGTTTCAACGACATCTTCGAGCCCTTCTCATCGGCCAACGATCTCAAAGAGACGGGCCTGGGGCTCTACATCTCCCGTGCACTGATCGATATGATGGGCGGTTCCATCGAGATCAAAAGCGTCATGAACAAGGGAAGCGACTTTATTCTGACGATCCCGTTCGATGTGCCTGACGTCAATGAAAAACGCCACTACCGTCTCCCGGCCAAGGCCTTTACGGGGCACAGCTTCGTGATCGTCGAGGTCCAGCCGACGGCGGCGGACGCGCTCAAAAAGATGCTGGAGTACTTCAAAAACGACGTCAGCGTCCGCTCGCTGGGGGCGATCCGCAACAAAAGCGATATCCTCTTCGAAAGCGAAGTCGTCATTATCGCCGAGGATGCTTTCACGCCGGACGTGCAGGCCCTGATCAAGCGGGTTAAGAGTGAAACGAACAACAAGGTCGTCCTGGCGGGGAGTATGATCAACGAACCGCATGATGTTTCGTCGCTCAAATCGCTCATCGACGCACGCATCATGAAACCGCTGAACCTGCAGCGTATCTACGACCTGATCGTCGACCTTTTCGAAGACAGTATCAAAGAGGTCGATACCGAGAACGTGACGCCGCGGCACACGTCGCCGAAGGCGTTTACGGAACCGCAGCATTACGAGGATGTCCCGGAAACACCGAACATCACGAAACAGAGTTTCGGCGTCTTCGCCGGGGCGTCCGTCCTGATCGTTGAAGACAACCTGATCAACCAGAAGGTCCTGCTGAGCCTCTTCAACGGCAGCGGCATCAAGGTGACCGTCGCCGGTGACGGCGTGGAAGCGCTCGAAGCGGTGCAGAATCCGAAGAACCGTTTCGACCTGGTCCTCATGGATATCAACATGCCGGTCATGGACGGCTACGAGGCGACGCGCCATATCCGTGCCGACGCACAATACGATGATATGCCGATCGTCTCGCTGACCGGTCTCGGGCTGCCCGAAGAGATCGCGAAGATGTACGCGATCGGCATGAACGCCCACCTGACCAAACCGGTGCAGGTCGGACGGCTCTACACGGTGTTCAGCCGCTTTATCAAGTCGGTTGCGCCGACCGTCAAGAAGGCACAGTCGCCGCTCAAGGAGACGCCGTTCGTCAACACGGAAGTCCTGGCGGCGAAGGACGGTCTGATGCGTGCCAGCGGGGATGCGGAGCTTTACGGCGAAATCCTCGAAGAGTACGTCAAGCTCTACGCCAGTGCCGACCAGACGCTGGAGATCTTCATGAAGACCGGGAATACGGACGCCGCCAAAAAACTGGCGCACGATATCAAAGGGGTCAGCGCGAACATCGGTGCGAACCACATGGTACAGGTGTGCGAGGCCCTGAACGTCGGTCTGTCACGGAACTTGGAGAACAGCAAGCTGCAGGCGTTGAAGCATGAATTCGACCGCCATCTGCATGATGTCCTGAAAGAGGCGAGAAAGTATCTGCCGTAA
- a CDS encoding class I SAM-dependent methyltransferase: protein MSLDLYAKAEHLLGIEESTERLHDLYIQTLKKYPVKTLLDIGCGRGFLMEKVQELGMVCTGIDQSAVMVDAAAAKGLTAAKKGICEVEGSYDAAVAVFDVLNFLDKDGLFIFLQCVAQRLNPGGIFIADINTLHGFTDVAEGTMTNEDENHFLTVDAYFESEELHTEFTLFTKSSPECWVKEQSEIVQWFHPLKRFRNVPNLKLTHYKNISLYDTNDKMLLVFQAV, encoded by the coding sequence GTGAGTCTTGACCTCTACGCGAAAGCGGAACACCTGCTCGGCATCGAGGAGTCGACCGAGCGGCTGCACGACCTCTATATCCAGACCCTGAAAAAGTACCCGGTAAAAACACTGCTCGACATCGGCTGCGGCCGTGGTTTCCTGATGGAAAAAGTGCAGGAGCTCGGCATGGTCTGCACCGGCATCGACCAGAGCGCGGTGATGGTCGACGCTGCGGCGGCCAAAGGATTGACGGCCGCGAAAAAAGGGATTTGTGAAGTCGAAGGGAGCTACGACGCGGCGGTGGCTGTTTTTGATGTGCTCAACTTCCTGGACAAGGACGGACTCTTCATCTTTTTGCAGTGTGTGGCACAGCGGCTCAACCCCGGCGGGATCTTTATTGCCGATATCAATACCCTGCACGGCTTCACGGATGTCGCCGAGGGGACGATGACCAACGAGGATGAGAACCATTTCCTGACCGTCGACGCCTATTTCGAATCCGAGGAACTGCACACCGAATTCACCCTCTTTACGAAATCGTCGCCGGAGTGCTGGGTGAAAGAACAGTCGGAGATCGTGCAGTGGTTCCATCCGCTCAAACGCTTCCGCAATGTCCCGAACCTCAAACTGACCCACTACAAAAATATCTCACTCTACGACACGAACGACAAAATGCTGCTGGTGTTCCAGGCGGTCTGA
- the tsaE gene encoding tRNA (adenosine(37)-N6)-threonylcarbamoyltransferase complex ATPase subunit type 1 TsaE, producing MRQLKCGREDLDRVVGAMMDALPRGGVVILQGDLASGKTTLTQAAARHLNIDEPVTSPTFSLQQCYGDQMFHYDIYNHGIEHFLALGLLEELEKPGYHFIEWGDETLIEMLKMAEIPAIVIEIEKCAPDARCYKVYHA from the coding sequence GTGAGACAGCTCAAATGCGGCCGGGAGGATCTGGACCGGGTGGTCGGCGCCATGATGGACGCGCTGCCGCGGGGCGGGGTCGTCATCCTGCAGGGCGACCTCGCCAGCGGCAAGACGACGCTGACCCAGGCTGCGGCACGCCACCTTAACATCGACGAACCGGTGACGTCGCCGACCTTTTCGCTGCAGCAGTGCTACGGCGACCAGATGTTCCACTACGACATCTACAACCACGGCATCGAGCACTTCCTGGCCCTGGGCCTTCTTGAAGAGCTGGAGAAACCGGGCTACCATTTCATCGAATGGGGAGATGAGACCCTCATCGAGATGCTGAAAATGGCGGAGATCCCCGCCATTGTGATTGAAATCGAAAAATGTGCGCCCGACGCACGCTGTTACAAGGTATACCATGCATAA